Within Sorghum bicolor cultivar BTx623 chromosome 2, Sorghum_bicolor_NCBIv3, whole genome shotgun sequence, the genomic segment GGGAGGCTGTACTTGGGATCAGCAGGAGGGAGCATGTTCTTCAGGAAAGCGTAGAGCAGAACAAGTGATCTCTTTGGCTGGAAAGTAGGTACCAAATGGCCAGCTGCCCTCACTGACGCAAACGTAAAGCCTCCTTGGTATTGCTGAATATAGCCTCCCACCTGCATCCATTGGCATCccacatgaaaaaaaaattccCAATTACATATGAATCGAAACTATTTCTTTTCTATTCTAAGCCTTCTTTAATTACCTCACTGTCAGGGGTGTACCAAGGGTGCCACTTAGTCGTGATGGTTAGATTGAGATCATTGACAGAATACCGCGTCGCCAAGATTGAGCATACGGAGTCAAAATCACCACTGCAGAACATTTCAGGGAGAAAATGGTGATGCACTTGTATGCTTCATTCTGACGAAATTTGGACTATTATGTGTTCTTTTCATTGTCTATGCCAGACGGCATAAGTTCATCAGTACCTATATATCCATACTCTTAGCCCATTATTGACCAGCCTTTTGATGATTGGCACCATGGACTCGGGGGCATCGTTCCAGTCAAAAATTACTTGACTGAACCAAACAAGACAAAAGAGTACACTAGGCATCAGACGGGGCTGAGAATGCAAACAAAGGCTCCCCGCTTTATGAAATATGGAGTAAATAATGCAAATAAAGGCGCAGCCACGAAGCAAGCACTGGGATTGGGGTCGTCGGCACTTACCTGCAGCCTGTCCAATTGGTGTCGACCCGAGCGTGCAGAGCTTGCTTCACCTCGTGGTTGTTAAGGTACGGCTCGATGTAGTGGATGCTGCACGGGTCGTAGCCGGGCAACGACTGACACACCAGAAATTGCAATCATCACTTCATCAGCACGTGTGAGTGAACAatggagattttttttttgttgttgttgccttTGTAGTGAGATCACATGAGAATGAAGAGGTGTCCGATCAATATGTTACGTACGTGGCTGCTGGCGAAATTGGTGCCGTTGTCGGACTGCAGGCACACCGGCGCGTAGATGTTGTATTTATCGATGTTCCCTCTCCGGACCGCGAGCGCCGAATCGACGCACGGCCAGTCGTCGGAGGGGGTGAAGGTGCAGTTGTCGAGGATCGCCGCCCATTCCTCGTCGGACGCCACGCCGTGGCTCCACAGGAACTCGAATTCCCCCTTATCGTTCATGTAGTCGTCAAGCAACGGGTTGCCGAACTATATAGTTAAGCCACATAAGATCACCAGTTCAGATCGACGGAGACATGCAGTGAACGGAACCTAAGTGAATGAGCAAGCAAGCAGACGACGACGAAGGGACGCGCGCGGTTAAGTAGCACTACTACATAAATAAATGATGATTTTACAAGATGATGCAGTTTTATTAATTGAGACGGTCACAAAATTTAATCATCTTCTAAAATCCTGACTGATTAAAGGAGGCAGACATTTTAATTATGGAGACAATCACTTTTACCTGCCTAGAAAAATCAATTTACGAAGACGGGCATTATAAGACAACCGCCTCTAACAATAGTTATTTTTAGAGACGATCGTCTTAACGAGCCTGCCTCCTTAAATTTATTTTCGGAGACGAGCGTACTATAGGCCTACCTACTACAAAAAGGCTGAGTCCAACCGTCCCAGGCTGATAACCACTTCGAGTATAAAAACAAACACTTAGGGTTTCTCGTTCAGTTCTCGCTCTCTGTCATGCCTCCTCCCTCCTATTCCGATAATGGCCCCGTCGAGCGGCCCTTATTCCTCCATGAACCCAAGCGAAgcccctcctccctcttccctcCGCGACCCCGAGTGGTGCACCTTCTCTCCGCTCTCCTCTCTCAAGCGCGGTGCCAATAGTAAGGCAAGGTGGcgcccctccctctcccctgcGCCGGGCGGcgccccttcctctttggcagaTCCGGCTCGCCCCTCCTCCCTTCGACGGATCCGGTGGCCTTAGTGTCATCCCCAAACTTACTCCACCAACGCGTCCTCCTCCCCCGAGCTGCTCCATCGACGGAGGAACCCGACACGACAAAGGTCCTAGAGGCGGAGGCCCTAGCAACGGAGACATTGGATCTATGGCGAGAAAGCGGATGCAGCGCGAGGTATCCCCATCTCCACCAGATCCCGCTGCAGGGGCTCCACCGACGGCGAGTCTAGACACGGATCTAGGGGCGGACGGTGGCAGCATGGCTGGGCTCGACATCGGGCTCGTATGGACAGGCATTAGGCTcgtcttttttattattttatttcgaTTTACGGAGGTGGGTAAAAGCAGCCGCCTCCGTTAATCATGGATTAACCGTGACTTTTGATTGGAGACCGTTGTAATACCCGCCTCCATTAATCTAAATTATCCGTCTCAAAGAGATTTATGTAGTAGCATAGATGGCTAAGCATGCATCACTCACGAAGATGCCTTGGAGGTTGACGCGAGTCAGCAGGCCCGGGTAGTGGTTCATGTACATGATGACTGTGGCGAGCTGCGGGACGTAGTGCCCGCCGTAGCTCTCGCCGCTGATGTAGAAGTCGCGGCCCTTGTACTCGGGGAACCTCTCCAGCCACTTGACCAGGAACACGTACGTGTCCTCGGCGGTCCTCTGGTCGCCTTCTGTGTCGTAGTCGCTGGCGTTCCTCGAGAAAGAGAATCCGACGCCCGTaggcgactccaggaagagcacGTTAGCCACTGCAAagcaatgcaaatgcaagcactcTAATCAGTCACGCGGCTGCCAAATTCTACCATGATCTATGCTACGTacgcgcggcggcgccggcggcacaGCCAACAGGCTCGCTCGCTAGCTTCACGTACGGTTGTTCCACGAGTGCTTGTTCCTCCTCAGGGTCTTGCCGTCCGGGTTGACACGGAACGGGCCCAGCTCCTTCATGGCACCGAATCCCAGCGACGAGCATCCTGGCCCTGCACAAACACACGTCGATCCGTCCAGGGAACGGCCGGTACTGTGAGACAACGAACTCGTCGTCctggacgacgacgacaactatatatatgctgctgacCCCGCCGGCCATACGTGTACCTCCGTTGAGCCATAGGATGAGCGGCTTAGAGGCGGCGTCGTAGGGGGACTCGACGAAGTAGTAGAAGAGCTCGCGGCCGTGCTCCTCGTCCACCGTCACGTACCCCGAGTACTGCTCGAAGTTGACGCGCGGCGGCTGGCCAGGCAGCCCCAGGACCCGGTCGGCTTCCTTGCTGCCGCTCGCCGGGCCCTTGCAGCGTTCGGGCAGGTGGGCGAAGGCGTTGGGGTCGGCCCATGGGTCGGTTTCTTCGGCATCATCGTTCGCGCTGCTTGCCCTCTTCGTCAGCCTTTTCAAGGCCCTGGACGACAGGAACTTTCTGAGCTGAGCCTCCTGCGACACATCGGTGACGCCGGCGAGTGATGTGCCCAGCAGAATGGTGagcgagaggaggaagaaggcggTGGTTCTCCTCATCTTTGCAGAATGAGAAATGCCGTGAGGTGTGTTGTGTTGGACTGTTGGTGTTGGCGGTCCCGATGTGGTTTTTATAGGTGTATTCAGAAAAGAAGAACCAATGCAAGCTGAGATTACTGACGCATACAAATGCGACTCGGATTCTCCAAAGGTTCTCTGGATTCTCCAAGAAGAGATTTCATTAACTAGTTGTAGTCCATGGTTGATCTGAGTTTACCCGTCGGCATCAAGTAACTAGGCGTAAATTGCGATATTACTTGCACTGTTACAGTAAAGCCAGCCGtcgcatgaaaaatataagattTGCATATAGGCCAAGGCGAAATCTCTCAGAATCCACGTCCAAGCTATACTTCATGTCATCATGCATTGCGATTTTCCGTCACTGTTTTTGACAATTCTCAAGCCACTCGCTTTTGTTTTATAAGCCGTATTTTTTCTGTCAGCCAgcggtatttttctctcacaataaattaacGAACAGTATCAACGAATGgtactttcagccatgacttttcagaccaaCAAACAGTGCAgcgttgaaaataatttttgccCTTAACCATGGTAATATGCAGATGTTATGTGTTGTTTCCACCAGACAGCGACATGGATCCATGCAAACGGGTATCCATTCGGCAGCCTGGACATAGCCTCCTTACCGGTGACGCATTTTGGGTTGATATGTGTCTAATATAATAGCATAACTTTCAGTACACTAGGGAGGATTCAAGTGTTCATGTACAACTCTTCTGACCCTAGGGCACCGTTAAGACATGTTGTACtgattttttttctctattttaATACACAGACGCGCAAATATTTTATGTgatcgagaaaaaaaatgatttttGCCCTAGATTACAATAAAGTCATCAAGCTATTTTGTATAACTTTGGCATGATAATACTTTAGAATGCTAGATAATGATACCAGTACATATATTTTACATTAGAAGCTATTTTTTATACTTTAGTGTAACAATCATAAATTTCTCAAGAACCAGAAAAGgcaatttttaaaaaatattcgaACCCATGTTTGGTTAATGAGCATGTTGGGAAAAACCCCTATAGTTGCACAAGTAGACCCCAAGAGTGTtgtttgagcatatgcatttaaAATTATTCTTGAGATGCTTCCTTCTGGGTTTCATGATTTGGTAATAAAATTTGACCAACTTTCAAATAATTAAAACTTGTTGTGTGAGTGCACCAAGACCCTAGTCAATGCATAAATTCATTATCAACTATGACCATATCAAGCATACTAGTGAAGCAAACTAGGAACATAATAGATAGAAACATAATATAGATTAAGCATAAAGACAGGCCATGGCTGGTCGCGCCCCTCGCGCATGTAATCTACTGTTGTGCTAACTCTTTCTTATGATAATCCAAAGCCGTATTACCGGATCTTTCAAAAAACAAGAGATACAATGGTTTTACCATACTCTATGATGAATCGAGAATCCTGAGTAGAAAGCCCAACTCTACTTGAATCTAACTAGATAGCCTATACTAAAACTTTGAAAAATTGGAGATCTATTTTATTCTCTCTAGTTGATCTTCTCAGATAATTGTGGAAGCTTTGAAGAAATTGATATGAAGATTGATTCTAAAGAAGATGCCTTGGGGAGGGAGGTAGGGGCTGCTATATATAGGGGAGCCATCAAGTTCGAgccctcggatcaaaccgacttaaaacaATAGCGTAGACTGGATCTCAATGGCAGTGGAAGAACCAACGTCGAAGCGAAGACTCACCAACGGGGCCCATAGGCTAGGTGGCCTACAGGTAGGGTTGCGCAGCCCCGCATGTCATCTCCTTGGGGTTTGCTTTGGTAGGTTGCTTTCTGATGCCTTATAGAGTCTTCTGGAATTGTTTTTGTTGTGAATAAACACGATTAAATCTGACAATTAAGTGTTCCTTGAAAGTTTTCTGGATAAACCCTGTTGAAATCATTGATTCACCAAAACTTGCTGAATTTATCAGTTTAATACCTTAAACCTATGTTGATGatcatattcatatatttatacAAATTACATTGACGGGTTATGATAGATGTTAACTACTGTCAACTGGGGCCAGGTTAAAGTGGTGTGATGGGTTGTCCCGACCCAAGTGGTCAAGAGCCCAAGGAAGGGATAAGTAAGCATCATCATGTGTTTAGGTATGGCCGTTGTCATGGTCTTGCTCCCCACGCCATTGTGTGGTGTGGCatggtgctacagtgtcgatcaCAACAACACGGTTGGCATGGTGGTGGTTCACCAACTACCTTGTGCATTGTGCTCCTGCCATGGCCTTCATCATCTCTCCTATTCTTTTGGTGGCATCGTGGCAATAGTGAGGGAGTAGGTAGCCACCCCTAAGTTGTGGGTCATATTTTCTGGTCATGGCGCTACAGACCTCGATCCTGGATCTCAAGGTTGAGGCTCCTGGGAGCC encodes:
- the LOC8063716 gene encoding serine carboxypeptidase-like 28 — protein: MRRTTAFFLLSLTILLGTSLAGVTDVSQEAQLRKFLSSRALKRLTKRASSANDDAEETDPWADPNAFAHLPERCKGPASGSKEADRVLGLPGQPPRVNFEQYSGYVTVDEEHGRELFYYFVESPYDAASKPLILWLNGGPGCSSLGFGAMKELGPFRVNPDGKTLRRNKHSWNNLANVLFLESPTGVGFSFSRNASDYDTEGDQRTAEDTYVFLVKWLERFPEYKGRDFYISGESYGGHYVPQLATVIMYMNHYPGLLTRVNLQGIFFGNPLLDDYMNDKGEFEFLWSHGVASDEEWAAILDNCTFTPSDDWPCVDSALAVRRGNIDKYNIYAPVCLQSDNGTNFASSHSLPGYDPCSIHYIEPYLNNHEVKQALHARVDTNWTGCSGDFDSVCSILATRYSVNDLNLTITTKWHPWYTPDSEVGGYIQQYQGGFTFASVRAAGHLVPTFQPKRSLVLLYAFLKNMLPPADPKYSLPTGLLTPN